A region from the Geobacillus vulcani PSS1 genome encodes:
- a CDS encoding cobyric acid synthase gives MGKALPIMFQGTHSDAGKSVIATAFCRLFAQDGWKTAPFKSQNMSLNSYVTPDGKEIGRAQGIQAEAAGVPARAEMNPILIKPSREHEAQIVVLGKPYGNMQAFAYRNEFFHQGLAVIHQSLETLMNEYDRIVMEGAGSPAEVNLNDRELVNMRIARLANAPVVLIGDIERGGVFASLVGTLALLEPEDRKRVIGVIINKFRGDVALLQPGLDWFEQHTGVPVLGVVPYLPDLAIDAEDSLALERFAASSDDHRAIDIAVIRCPKIANFTDIDPLLAEPDCRVRLVTHAAELGEPDVIVLPGSKNTIEDLIYMKKRGLTSRIVSLASEGKTKVVGLCGGYQMLGAVIRDPYGVETPLPEVAGLGLLPVETTLERTKITVRSEGVLTWEGERFAVQGYEIHMGRSAPLPGYAPLIEADGRHEGAKRSDERVLGTYMHDLFHNDAFRTAFLNSIRRHKGIAPSGVRLFRSLKEKAFDRLAAHVREHVDVGRIEQMMRQFQQQ, from the coding sequence ATGGGTAAGGCGTTGCCAATCATGTTTCAAGGCACTCATTCCGATGCCGGCAAAAGCGTGATCGCCACCGCCTTTTGCCGCCTGTTCGCCCAAGACGGCTGGAAGACGGCGCCGTTCAAGTCGCAAAATATGTCGTTAAACTCCTATGTGACGCCGGACGGGAAAGAAATCGGGCGGGCGCAAGGCATTCAAGCCGAAGCGGCTGGCGTGCCGGCCCGCGCCGAGATGAACCCGATTTTGATTAAGCCAAGCCGCGAACATGAAGCGCAAATCGTTGTGCTCGGCAAACCGTACGGCAATATGCAGGCGTTCGCTTATCGGAACGAGTTTTTCCATCAAGGGCTGGCCGTCATCCACCAGTCGCTTGAAACGTTGATGAACGAGTATGACCGAATTGTCATGGAAGGAGCGGGAAGCCCGGCGGAAGTCAACTTAAACGACCGCGAGCTGGTCAACATGCGCATCGCCCGTCTCGCCAACGCCCCGGTCGTGTTGATCGGCGATATTGAGCGGGGCGGGGTGTTCGCGAGCCTCGTTGGGACGCTGGCGCTGCTTGAGCCTGAAGACCGAAAGCGGGTCATTGGCGTCATCATTAACAAGTTTCGCGGCGATGTGGCGCTATTGCAGCCGGGGCTTGATTGGTTTGAGCAACATACTGGCGTGCCGGTGCTCGGCGTCGTCCCGTATTTGCCCGATTTGGCGATCGATGCTGAAGATTCGCTGGCGCTTGAACGGTTTGCCGCATCGTCCGACGATCATAGGGCGATTGATATTGCGGTGATCCGCTGTCCGAAAATCGCCAATTTCACCGACATCGACCCGCTGTTGGCAGAACCGGACTGCCGCGTCCGGTTGGTGACGCACGCCGCCGAACTTGGCGAGCCGGATGTGATCGTGCTTCCCGGCAGCAAAAACACGATCGAAGATTTGATTTATATGAAAAAACGGGGGCTCACCTCCCGCATCGTGTCACTTGCTAGTGAGGGGAAAACAAAAGTCGTCGGTTTATGCGGCGGCTACCAAATGCTTGGCGCCGTCATCCGCGATCCATATGGAGTGGAAACGCCGCTTCCGGAAGTCGCGGGGCTCGGGCTGCTTCCGGTGGAGACAACGCTCGAGCGGACGAAAATCACGGTCCGTTCCGAAGGAGTGCTTACATGGGAAGGCGAGCGATTTGCCGTGCAAGGATACGAGATTCATATGGGCCGCTCGGCGCCGCTTCCTGGTTATGCGCCGCTCATTGAAGCGGATGGCCGCCATGAAGGGGCGAAGCGCAGTGATGAGCGGGTGCTGGGCACGTACATGCATGATTTGTTTCACAATGATGCGTTCCGCACCGCGTTTCTCAACAGTATTCGCCGCCACAAAGGAATCGCTCCTTCTGGCGTCCGGCTCTTTCGATCGCTCAAAGAAAAGGCGTTTGACCGGCTTGCCGCCCATGTCCGCGAGCATGTCGACGTCGGGCGGATCGAACAGATGATGCGTCAATTTCAGCAACAATGA